The following are encoded in a window of Amphibacillus xylanus NBRC 15112 genomic DNA:
- a CDS encoding DEAD/DEAH box helicase — protein MNESANRFAGRLLLRDELNLSEYEFNQLIESNQLTPITPIVKHHFSYRCLRCNNTTKHLFGMIPCANCQKTHPYCRKCIQMGRIMVCTPLYRWSGQAPNWEIPSQSPLAWQGKLAEKQRHASNRMIEAIQNKQAELLIHAVCGAGKTEMLFEGIALAITEGKRICLTSPRADVIRELLPRFKQAFPTTTITGLYGGSGQNHQTAQLTLATTHQLLRYEAAFDLLIIDEIDAFPYHADPSLPFATRRSTKQAATIVYLTATPRDDLLKRKPPTVFVPVRYHGHPLPVPKSMIQYKIPKTELPHRFWRWYHNRQNKSRQLLIFTPTINQAEQLRPLVIKKLPDKIIASVHAEDPDRIDKVQQFRNKQIDILLTTTILERGVTFPSVDVAVIDAGHDVFDEAALVQIAGRAGRSPDDPTGEVVFIHDGYTRAIKASILAIKQMNQRAGF, from the coding sequence TTGAACGAATCTGCCAATCGTTTTGCTGGTCGGCTTTTACTTCGTGATGAACTCAATTTATCTGAGTATGAATTTAACCAACTGATTGAATCAAATCAACTCACTCCAATAACCCCAATCGTCAAACACCACTTTAGCTACCGCTGTCTTCGTTGTAACAATACAACGAAACATCTCTTCGGAATGATCCCTTGTGCAAATTGTCAAAAAACACATCCATACTGCCGAAAGTGTATACAAATGGGAAGGATAATGGTATGCACCCCATTATATAGGTGGTCAGGACAAGCACCAAATTGGGAAATTCCAAGTCAATCTCCTCTAGCTTGGCAAGGCAAACTAGCCGAAAAACAACGCCATGCTTCAAATCGAATGATTGAAGCAATTCAAAACAAACAAGCTGAGTTACTTATACATGCCGTTTGCGGCGCTGGAAAAACAGAGATGCTCTTTGAAGGAATCGCTTTAGCGATTACCGAGGGTAAAAGGATTTGTCTTACTTCACCTCGTGCCGATGTTATTCGTGAACTACTACCACGATTTAAACAAGCTTTTCCGACTACGACAATTACCGGTCTATATGGTGGTAGTGGCCAAAATCACCAAACCGCACAACTAACACTTGCGACAACCCACCAATTATTACGCTATGAAGCAGCTTTTGATCTATTGATTATTGATGAAATTGATGCTTTTCCTTATCATGCTGACCCTAGCTTGCCATTTGCAACAAGGCGATCGACGAAACAAGCTGCGACGATTGTCTACTTAACAGCAACGCCAAGGGATGATCTTTTAAAGCGCAAACCACCAACTGTCTTCGTCCCAGTTCGCTATCACGGACATCCATTACCTGTTCCGAAATCCATGATCCAATATAAAATTCCTAAAACAGAATTACCTCACCGTTTTTGGCGCTGGTATCACAATCGCCAAAACAAATCAAGACAACTACTTATTTTCACACCAACCATTAATCAAGCAGAACAATTACGCCCACTAGTTATAAAAAAACTCCCAGACAAAATAATTGCTTCAGTTCATGCTGAAGACCCTGACAGAATTGACAAGGTCCAGCAATTTCGGAATAAGCAAATTGATATTTTACTTACGACAACAATTCTAGAACGAGGGGTAACCTTTCCATCTGTTGATGTCGCTGTTATAGATGCAGGTCATGATGTCTTCGACGAAGCAGCACTTGTTCAAATTGCTGGACGTGCCGGTCGAAGTCCTGATGATCCAACAGGTGAAGTTGTATTTATCCATGACGGTTACACACGAGCGATTAAAGCAAGTATTTTAGCGATTAAGCAAATGAATCAACGCGCAGGATTTTAA
- a CDS encoding response regulator, with the protein MTKRIVIIDDHVLFREGVKRILDFEDCFEVVAEGDDGDQALALVEQYQPDVVLMDINMPNVDGVQATKRIFAKYPDVRVIILSIHDDENYVTHALKSGANGYLLKEMDSEALIEAIKIVSEGGSYLHPKVTHNLVKEFQRLSKVQSGSIEDIEYRKPLHLLTRRECEVLQLLADGKSNRAISEHLFISEKTVKNHVSNILQKMNVNDRTQAVVTAIRNGWVEVL; encoded by the coding sequence ATGACTAAAAGAATAGTTATTATCGATGATCATGTTTTATTTAGAGAAGGGGTTAAGAGAATTTTAGACTTCGAAGATTGCTTTGAAGTTGTAGCAGAAGGTGATGATGGTGATCAAGCCTTAGCGCTCGTTGAACAGTATCAACCAGATGTTGTCTTAATGGATATTAACATGCCAAATGTTGATGGCGTCCAAGCAACAAAACGTATTTTCGCTAAGTATCCTGATGTACGTGTGATTATCTTATCAATTCACGATGATGAGAACTATGTGACACACGCACTTAAATCTGGAGCAAACGGCTATCTTCTAAAAGAAATGGATTCAGAAGCACTTATTGAAGCAATTAAAATCGTCAGTGAAGGCGGTTCATACTTACATCCGAAAGTGACACATAACTTAGTTAAGGAATTCCAAAGACTAAGTAAAGTGCAATCTGGAAGTATTGAGGACATAGAATATCGTAAGCCATTACATTTGCTAACGCGTCGCGAATGTGAAGTTCTCCAACTATTAGCTGATGGTAAGAGTAACCGAGCAATTTCTGAACACTTATTTATAAGTGAAAAAACAGTAAAAAATCACGTCAGCAACATTTTGCAGAAAATGAACGTTAACGATCGGACTCAAGCTGTTGTAACAGCGATTCGCAATGGTTGGGTTGAAGTTTTATAA
- a CDS encoding DegV family protein has protein sequence MKVAIITDSTSYIPLEIREKYNIIVVPLSVTFGNKSYEEETELSADEFYTLVRDSKELPKTSQPSIGYITDKLTELAENYDAAIAIHLSSGISGTFNTMQTAGNMVEDIKVYPFDSEISCMPQGFYVIEAAKMVEEGKSPEEIIARLNEMKQSMRAYFVVDDLQHLHRGGRLSGTQALVGSMLQVKPILHFHETKIVPFEKIRTQKKAIKRIVEMFEEDAKTGRAIRATVIDANAPELGERVAEDLRSRFPNATIETSYFGAVIGTHLGEGSLGIGWYFE, from the coding sequence ATGAAAGTAGCAATCATAACTGATAGTACATCTTATATTCCATTAGAAATTCGAGAGAAGTATAATATTATTGTCGTCCCGTTAAGTGTAACTTTTGGCAACAAATCATATGAAGAAGAAACTGAATTAAGTGCAGATGAATTCTATACACTTGTACGTGATTCAAAAGAATTACCAAAAACCTCACAACCTTCCATTGGTTATATAACAGATAAACTGACTGAGCTCGCCGAAAATTATGATGCGGCGATCGCAATTCACTTATCAAGTGGAATAAGTGGAACATTCAATACAATGCAAACAGCAGGAAATATGGTTGAAGACATTAAAGTTTATCCGTTTGATTCTGAGATTAGCTGTATGCCTCAAGGCTTTTACGTGATTGAAGCAGCAAAAATGGTCGAGGAAGGTAAGTCACCAGAAGAAATTATCGCGCGCTTAAATGAGATGAAGCAATCAATGCGTGCTTATTTCGTCGTTGATGATCTGCAACATCTTCACCGCGGAGGACGACTAAGTGGTACACAAGCACTTGTTGGAAGTATGCTTCAAGTTAAGCCGATTTTACATTTCCACGAAACAAAAATCGTCCCATTTGAAAAAATCCGGACGCAGAAAAAAGCAATTAAACGCATTGTTGAAATGTTTGAAGAGGATGCCAAAACAGGAAGAGCGATTCGTGCAACAGTTATTGATGCAAATGCGCCTGAACTTGGTGAAAGAGTTGCTGAAGATTTACGATCACGCTTCCCAAATGCAACGATTGAAACAAGTTATTTTGGCGCTGTAATTGGTACACACCTAGGAGAAGGTTCATTAGGAATCGGCTGGTACTTTGAATAA
- a CDS encoding YesL family protein, with translation MTHYLYKITVWISRLAILNLLWLGFSLLGLIVFGFFPATVAMFAVLRSWLRGEDDRPIFQTYWRAYKAEFLAANGYGILISILGFIVYLNLIFMSVNQSGSMLLLHIPLYTFLIFSALTLLYLFPTYVHYDLGFFQIIKQAFLIMMIQPIQTVMMIAGIAASAVVMYYIPGLSFFFGGSFIALLIMATCYHSFQTIEKKQQSRST, from the coding sequence ATGACTCATTATTTATATAAAATAACGGTCTGGATTTCACGTCTAGCAATTTTAAATTTACTTTGGCTTGGCTTTAGTTTGCTTGGACTCATTGTCTTTGGCTTTTTCCCAGCAACAGTCGCCATGTTCGCTGTATTACGAAGTTGGTTACGTGGTGAGGATGATCGACCGATTTTCCAGACATATTGGCGCGCATATAAAGCGGAGTTCTTAGCTGCGAATGGTTACGGCATATTAATCAGTATTCTTGGCTTTATTGTTTATTTAAATTTAATATTTATGTCCGTTAATCAAAGTGGCTCGATGTTACTTTTACACATTCCTTTATATACGTTTTTAATATTTTCTGCTTTAACGTTACTTTATTTATTCCCCACTTATGTTCATTATGATTTAGGCTTCTTTCAAATCATTAAGCAAGCATTTTTAATTATGATGATCCAACCGATTCAAACAGTGATGATGATCGCAGGCATCGCGGCATCAGCTGTTGTTATGTACTACATTCCTGGTCTATCTTTTTTCTTTGGTGGTTCATTTATTGCACTTCTAATTATGGCGACCTGTTATCACAGCTTTCAAACCATTGAAAAAAAACAACAATCCCGTTCAACGTAA
- a CDS encoding carbohydrate ABC transporter permease: MNKVMSNKKAIALYVLPAFLLIAILVYVPIFLTGYYGMMDWDGIGEMSFIGLENYANLIKDDAFWYSARNSFILALISSLALIGYLTISLILSGKIKGSDTLRKIYLIPMLLSSVAIAQLWIKIYDPNNGMLNSLLTMFGVDNPPAWLATRDTVLIAIIFAVIWQYAGFYIIIYSSALKGIPNELIEAARIDGANPIQIALKIKVPLISGVIKTTLILAIVGSLKYFDLIWVMTGGGPNGASEVIASYMYKEAFRNYNAGYGSAIGFALLVLALFITVIVQQLTKSAEDYEY, from the coding sequence ATGAATAAAGTCATGTCAAACAAAAAGGCCATAGCACTTTACGTCTTGCCAGCATTCCTCCTAATCGCAATCTTAGTTTATGTACCAATTTTCTTAACCGGTTATTATGGAATGATGGATTGGGACGGTATTGGAGAAATGTCCTTTATTGGACTAGAGAATTACGCGAACCTGATAAAGGATGATGCATTTTGGTATAGTGCGCGAAATTCCTTTATTTTAGCGTTAATTTCTTCGCTTGCTTTAATTGGTTATTTAACGATTTCATTAATTTTATCTGGAAAGATTAAAGGTTCTGATACGTTACGAAAGATTTATTTAATTCCGATGCTGTTATCATCTGTTGCGATAGCGCAGCTTTGGATTAAAATCTATGACCCTAATAATGGGATGTTAAATAGTTTATTAACAATGTTTGGTGTCGATAACCCACCAGCTTGGTTAGCAACGCGAGATACAGTATTAATTGCGATTATCTTCGCGGTCATTTGGCAATATGCAGGATTCTATATTATTATTTATAGCTCTGCACTTAAAGGTATTCCAAATGAGCTGATTGAAGCGGCTCGAATTGATGGAGCTAATCCAATTCAAATTGCGTTGAAAATTAAAGTTCCATTAATATCTGGAGTAATTAAGACAACGCTGATTTTAGCCATTGTTGGTTCATTAAAGTACTTCGACTTAATTTGGGTAATGACCGGTGGGGGGCCGAATGGTGCGAGTGAAGTTATTGCCTCGTACATGTATAAAGAAGCATTTAGAAACTATAATGCCGGTTACGGTAGTGCGATTGGCTTTGCGTTATTAGTCCTTGCACTATTCATTACCGTGATTGTCCAGCAACTTACTAAATCAGCTGAAGATTATGAGTATTAA
- the flgK gene encoding flagellar hook-associated protein FlgK has protein sequence MVSTFHGLEMAKRALNAQQAALYTTSHNISNANTVGYTRQRVNFAQMNSISASREPGGIVSGVGSGVEAGSIERIRDQFLDTQYRKENSKFGYYSTNADALRQMENLLNEPTEEGLAFVLEDFFNSLQDLNGSADHSGTRTVVAQRAEAVVETYRYLSSSLQDVQDDLKNQIDVTEVDINSMLRQIANINNEIAGIEPHGLVPNDLYDERDRLIDELSTLVDIEVSYTKSSGQPSPIAEGIVTVRLRNGTDRINLVDGESRSHSEIAIEADDNNNITQITITNDHEDVNLATTIEAHDYQSNGTLQALFEMNGYVKTDGTTIGGYYNDVKADLETMLVTYVDEFNRVHAEGTDLYGNSGGDFFVYDVNDPLGTIAVNEAILTDPDLIAASIDGYSGDGTNAINLAEVYNDLDVGLGTRTSVKSFYQSLIGELGVRAAESIRMQNNSDVLRQQVEENRMAVSSVSLDEEISNLIKFQHAYNAAARSMTAVDEMLDRIINNMGLVGR, from the coding sequence ATGGTATCAACATTTCATGGATTAGAAATGGCAAAGCGAGCATTAAATGCACAACAAGCTGCCTTATATACAACATCACATAACATTTCCAATGCCAATACAGTTGGATACACGAGACAACGGGTAAACTTTGCCCAAATGAATTCCATCTCAGCAAGCCGCGAACCAGGTGGTATCGTATCTGGGGTTGGAAGTGGCGTTGAAGCGGGTTCAATTGAACGAATTCGAGATCAATTTTTAGATACACAATATCGGAAAGAAAATAGTAAATTTGGTTACTATTCAACGAATGCAGATGCACTCAGACAAATGGAGAATTTACTCAATGAACCAACAGAAGAAGGTCTGGCATTTGTTTTAGAAGACTTCTTTAACAGTCTTCAGGATTTAAACGGTAGTGCTGATCACTCCGGAACAAGAACTGTTGTTGCACAAAGAGCAGAGGCAGTCGTTGAAACATACCGTTACCTCTCATCATCTTTACAAGACGTACAAGATGATCTGAAAAATCAAATTGATGTAACAGAAGTGGATATCAACTCAATGCTCCGACAAATTGCCAACATTAATAATGAAATCGCTGGAATTGAGCCACACGGGCTCGTACCAAATGATCTTTATGATGAGCGTGATCGATTAATCGATGAACTTTCGACATTGGTTGATATCGAAGTATCATATACGAAGAGTTCAGGCCAACCGAGTCCAATTGCAGAAGGAATTGTGACGGTTAGATTAAGAAATGGAACGGATCGAATTAATTTAGTTGATGGTGAATCACGTTCACATAGCGAGATAGCGATTGAAGCAGATGATAATAATAACATTACCCAAATCACGATTACGAATGATCATGAAGATGTTAACTTAGCAACAACAATAGAAGCTCATGATTATCAATCAAATGGAACATTACAAGCACTATTTGAAATGAATGGTTATGTTAAGACCGACGGCACCACAATAGGTGGTTATTATAATGATGTGAAAGCTGACTTAGAAACAATGTTGGTCACTTATGTTGATGAATTTAACCGTGTTCATGCAGAAGGAACGGATTTATACGGTAATTCAGGTGGTGATTTCTTTGTTTATGATGTCAACGACCCTTTAGGAACAATTGCTGTTAACGAAGCAATTTTGACTGATCCAGATCTCATCGCTGCAAGTATCGATGGTTATAGCGGTGATGGTACAAATGCGATTAATCTTGCTGAAGTTTATAATGACCTTGATGTCGGCTTAGGGACGCGTACATCTGTGAAAAGTTTTTACCAATCGCTAATTGGTGAATTAGGTGTCCGAGCTGCCGAATCAATCAGAATGCAAAATAATAGTGACGTCCTACGTCAACAAGTTGAAGAAAACCGAATGGCAGTTAGCTCTGTATCACTCGATGAAGAAATCAGTAATTTAATTAAATTCCAACACGCATATAACGCTGCAGCTAGAAGTATGACTGCAGTTGATGAAATGCTCGATCGAATTATTAATAATATGGGCTTAGTCGGAAGGTAG
- a CDS encoding TIGR03826 family flagellar region protein, whose translation MAELDNCLQCGKLFVRALRPICQDCYNIEEEKFQLVYNFMKKRVNREATIPEIVEGTGVEETLIIKFVKEKRLRTSQFPNLTYPCERCGAEIVDGTICDQCSNEIANELTFQEELKAINARNEEEERKKIRTYYTIDRVKRNR comes from the coding sequence ATGGCAGAACTTGATAACTGTCTCCAATGTGGCAAATTATTTGTACGAGCACTTCGTCCGATTTGTCAGGATTGCTATAATATAGAAGAAGAGAAGTTCCAATTGGTTTATAATTTTATGAAGAAAAGAGTAAACCGTGAAGCAACAATTCCCGAAATTGTTGAAGGAACAGGCGTAGAAGAAACATTAATTATTAAGTTTGTCAAAGAGAAACGTTTACGTACAAGTCAGTTCCCGAATTTAACTTATCCATGTGAACGATGTGGGGCTGAAATAGTCGACGGAACGATCTGTGATCAGTGCTCAAATGAAATTGCGAATGAATTAACTTTTCAAGAAGAGTTAAAAGCGATCAATGCCCGAAACGAAGAAGAAGAACGGAAAAAAATTCGGACATACTATACAATTGATAGAGTAAAAAGAAATCGTTAA
- a CDS encoding carbohydrate ABC transporter permease, with protein sequence MSTLTKTKNDYQGLRRIGLTLLYVVLAIIAIVQIYPLVWLFFFSLKGNVEIFGGSPFALPEQWRWENYVRVWNDGNIGQYFFNSVFVTITAVILTVLLASFVTFAITRMRWKLSRFVLLLFMIGYMIPIHSTLVPLFQFYLRLDLIDHPLSIILSYTAYNLPLTIMILSGFYNSLSREIEEAAIMDGCSIHRLFFQITLPMTTPVMVTTVIINMIYNWNEFIFVNTFISSDRYKTLTVGIQNFIGQYVTDWGAIGATLMISIIPILIAFFFLSNRIVEGLTAGAVKG encoded by the coding sequence ATGTCAACTTTAACAAAGACCAAGAATGATTATCAAGGCTTGCGACGAATAGGTTTAACATTACTTTATGTAGTTTTAGCTATTATCGCAATCGTGCAAATCTATCCATTAGTTTGGCTATTTTTCTTCTCATTAAAAGGAAACGTCGAAATCTTTGGTGGCTCCCCTTTCGCTTTACCAGAACAATGGCGCTGGGAAAACTATGTGCGAGTGTGGAATGATGGGAATATTGGTCAATATTTCTTTAATAGTGTTTTTGTCACGATCACTGCTGTTATTTTAACGGTATTGCTTGCTAGTTTTGTTACCTTTGCAATTACTCGGATGCGTTGGAAATTAAGTCGGTTCGTGCTGTTGTTATTTATGATCGGTTATATGATACCGATTCACTCAACACTTGTACCGCTGTTTCAATTTTATCTCCGGTTAGATTTAATTGATCATCCATTGTCAATTATTTTGTCATATACGGCATATAACTTACCGCTCACGATCATGATTTTAAGTGGTTTTTACAATTCATTATCACGTGAAATTGAAGAAGCGGCGATTATGGATGGTTGTTCAATTCACCGGTTATTCTTCCAAATTACATTACCGATGACGACACCAGTGATGGTGACAACTGTCATTATTAATATGATCTATAACTGGAATGAGTTTATTTTTGTTAATACGTTTATTAGTTCTGATCGTTATAAGACGTTAACAGTTGGAATTCAAAACTTTATCGGTCAATATGTGACAGATTGGGGCGCAATTGGTGCGACACTAATGATTAGTATCATTCCAATTCTAATTGCCTTCTTCTTCTTAAGTAATCGAATTGTAGAAGGTTTAACAGCAGGTGCTGTGAAAGGTTAA
- the flgM gene encoding flagellar biosynthesis anti-sigma factor FlgM has protein sequence MVLKIHGSNQPRVNPYQKQLQKYTQTRTEKQVKADQLHISDQAKKMQELGDVHAARAQYVEAIKADVESGIYKVDPNKVAKGILSFWKN, from the coding sequence ATGGTCTTGAAAATACATGGTTCAAATCAGCCTAGGGTGAACCCTTACCAAAAGCAACTACAAAAATACACACAAACACGTACGGAAAAACAAGTAAAAGCAGATCAGTTGCATATTTCAGACCAAGCAAAAAAAATGCAAGAGTTAGGCGATGTCCACGCTGCTCGTGCGCAATATGTTGAAGCAATTAAAGCAGATGTTGAGTCTGGTATTTATAAAGTTGATCCTAATAAAGTCGCTAAAGGAATTTTGTCCTTTTGGAAAAACTAA
- a CDS encoding sensor histidine kinase — protein sequence MKQLNEKSFDKIIDGMLEVVDKSKDEIYQLTESSREEHKLLSDEIEQTRKAIEYLIVEGDELERKERLYRNRLAQVSKNFNIYSEEQIKEVYETAHEIQTKLKMVREREITLRQKRDFIERRLKSLEQMIEKGTALVSKVSVISNYLNNDFKQISDLIDNANQKQSFGLKIIEAQEEERKRISREIHDGPAQMLANILLRADLVERTFRERSGEEALVEMKNMRLMVRDSLQEVRRIIYDLRPMALDDLGLIPTIRKYLANVEDYHQINISLSEQGIQGRFDSKYEVALFRLIQESIQNAVKHGAPKNIHVNFRIEKNQIFLLIRDDGIGFDLESKKENSFGLIGMRERVEMLDGEFSIKSQIGQGTTVYVKIPLKD from the coding sequence ATGAAACAATTAAATGAAAAATCTTTTGACAAAATAATTGATGGTATGCTTGAAGTTGTCGATAAAAGTAAAGATGAGATTTATCAATTAACAGAGTCATCAAGAGAAGAACATAAATTATTAAGTGATGAAATAGAACAGACACGAAAAGCAATTGAATACTTAATTGTAGAAGGGGATGAGCTTGAGCGGAAGGAGCGACTCTATCGAAATCGTCTTGCTCAAGTGAGTAAGAACTTTAATATTTACTCAGAAGAGCAAATTAAAGAAGTATATGAGACTGCCCACGAGATTCAAACAAAGCTAAAAATGGTCCGCGAGCGTGAAATTACTTTAAGACAGAAGCGGGACTTTATTGAGCGCCGGCTTAAATCATTAGAACAAATGATTGAAAAAGGTACTGCACTCGTTTCCAAAGTATCCGTGATTTCAAATTATTTAAATAACGATTTTAAACAGATCAGTGATCTGATTGATAATGCCAATCAGAAACAATCATTTGGGCTAAAAATTATTGAGGCACAAGAAGAAGAACGTAAGCGGATTTCCCGTGAAATACATGATGGCCCTGCACAAATGCTTGCAAATATTTTACTTAGGGCAGATTTAGTTGAACGAACCTTCAGAGAACGAAGTGGTGAAGAAGCTTTAGTGGAAATGAAAAATATGCGCCTAATGGTAAGAGATTCATTACAAGAGGTCCGTCGGATTATTTATGATTTACGTCCAATGGCACTAGACGATTTAGGTCTGATTCCGACAATTCGAAAGTACTTAGCGAACGTTGAAGACTATCATCAAATAAATATCAGTTTGTCCGAGCAAGGTATCCAAGGTCGGTTTGATTCAAAGTATGAAGTCGCATTATTCCGTCTGATTCAAGAATCCATCCAAAATGCCGTCAAGCATGGAGCACCAAAAAATATTCATGTTAATTTTAGAATCGAAAAAAATCAAATTTTCCTCTTAATTAGAGATGATGGGATCGGGTTTGACCTCGAGAGTAAAAAGGAAAATTCCTTTGGACTGATAGGCATGCGTGAACGCGTTGAGATGTTAGACGGTGAATTTTCAATTAAATCACAAATCGGGCAAGGAACGACTGTGTATGTTAAAATTCCATTAAAAGATTAA
- a CDS encoding ComF family protein, whose protein sequence is MNCLICHQFIEADLTWSTIFNLRQQVPICRSCSAQLDKIGKPQCEYCGRDDQVKCLDCDRWKQQSLLTKNRAVYRYNHFLKDLISRFKYRGDYALVEVFRHDMREVFTTQFKSNSKDTRLVPIPLSEQRLASRAFNQAEAIAQLLPYPIAPLLKRTTSEKQAKKNRKQRLSMDNPFQYIGEACPSPVIIIDDIYTTGATIHHAARVLKENGIKQIASFTLAR, encoded by the coding sequence ATGAATTGTCTGATTTGTCATCAATTTATTGAAGCTGATCTTACATGGTCAACGATTTTTAACTTACGACAGCAAGTGCCGATTTGCCGAAGCTGTTCAGCGCAACTAGATAAAATCGGCAAACCACAATGTGAGTATTGTGGTAGAGATGACCAAGTAAAATGTTTAGATTGCGATCGCTGGAAACAGCAAAGCTTATTAACAAAAAACCGTGCTGTTTACCGGTATAATCATTTTTTAAAAGATCTTATCAGTCGATTCAAATATCGTGGTGACTATGCATTAGTTGAAGTCTTTCGCCATGATATGAGAGAGGTTTTTACGACACAATTTAAATCAAATTCAAAGGATACACGTCTCGTACCGATTCCATTAAGTGAACAACGACTGGCATCGCGCGCTTTTAATCAAGCGGAAGCAATAGCACAATTACTGCCATATCCAATCGCACCACTACTTAAACGAACAACAAGTGAAAAACAAGCGAAGAAAAATCGTAAACAACGCTTATCAATGGATAATCCATTTCAATATATAGGAGAAGCTTGTCCCTCACCAGTCATTATTATTGATGATATTTACACAACTGGTGCAACGATTCATCACGCTGCTAGGGTCTTAAAAGAAAACGGAATAAAGCAGATTGCAAGTTTTACATTGGCACGTTAA
- a CDS encoding flagellar protein FlgN, with the protein MSIDHITVVLERLVQVHQSLLQLSLTKTELLKKGAIEEVQRILKNEQKHIQAIDKLEKERLKAVDQWAAKFGLTDDQKNVTTLLEKVEDDRERDQLEQVSTELAKVLVDLKAQENLNQELTEQSLQFVQMNLDLLSPTIEQVNYGNKRNQDDPQSKRSTFDSKA; encoded by the coding sequence ATGTCAATAGACCACATTACAGTAGTGCTTGAACGACTTGTTCAAGTACATCAAAGCTTACTACAATTGTCCTTAACTAAAACAGAGCTGTTAAAAAAAGGAGCCATTGAAGAGGTTCAACGTATTTTAAAAAATGAACAAAAGCATATTCAAGCCATTGATAAATTAGAAAAAGAACGATTAAAAGCTGTTGATCAGTGGGCAGCTAAATTTGGACTGACTGATGATCAGAAAAATGTCACGACGTTACTTGAGAAAGTAGAAGATGACCGTGAACGAGATCAGCTTGAACAAGTTTCAACAGAGCTTGCAAAAGTTTTAGTTGACTTAAAAGCACAAGAGAATCTCAATCAAGAACTGACAGAACAATCACTGCAATTCGTGCAGATGAACTTAGATTTATTAAGTCCAACGATTGAACAAGTAAACTATGGTAACAAACGAAATCAAGATGATCCCCAATCGAAACGATCAACATTTGATTCGAAGGCTTAG